One stretch of Thiomicrorhabdus sp. DNA includes these proteins:
- a CDS encoding 6-phosphofructokinase, with protein MKEQAKNVLYAQAGGVTAVINASAAGVIETVKTHPQTFGKTYAAINGIKGVLEEELIDLDTVSQEQIEQLKFQPGAAFQACRFDLDPLEHNPAQYQRVLEVFKTYEIGYFFYNGGNGSMVTAQKVSDYCRAHGHPVTCIGVAKTIDNDLALSHCSPGFGSAAKYLATSFIEATLDILSMHETSTKFFVMEAMGRNVGWLSLAAGLVKDIIPDAPLIVLPAERPFRQEAFLNRVKELIDAHGYCICSVSEGLVKPDGSYVTITGIEHTTEQDYTQLGGVGQTLAHLVSTEIGCKTHCAIPDYLQRSASHLVSQTDWQMAYEAGKASVEAALQGEHGTLPVVEKVSDNPLSWRFKNVDLQEVANLEYQVPDTFICENSLCVTEAALDYIRPLIQGERTPQYRNGLPQIQPIKFTTIEQQLPPFEAVK; from the coding sequence GTGAAAGAGCAAGCGAAAAACGTTTTATACGCTCAAGCCGGCGGAGTGACTGCCGTAATCAATGCCAGCGCGGCAGGTGTGATCGAAACCGTCAAAACCCACCCGCAGACCTTCGGGAAAACCTATGCCGCAATCAATGGCATCAAAGGGGTTCTGGAAGAAGAACTCATCGACCTTGACACGGTCTCTCAAGAACAGATTGAACAGCTTAAATTCCAACCCGGCGCCGCCTTTCAGGCCTGCCGTTTCGACCTTGATCCTCTGGAGCATAATCCGGCGCAATATCAGCGGGTTCTGGAAGTTTTCAAAACATACGAAATCGGCTATTTTTTCTACAACGGGGGCAACGGCTCAATGGTAACGGCGCAAAAAGTGTCAGATTACTGCCGAGCGCACGGTCATCCGGTCACCTGCATCGGTGTCGCCAAAACCATCGATAATGACCTGGCGCTTTCTCATTGCAGCCCCGGCTTCGGGAGTGCCGCCAAATACCTGGCCACCAGCTTCATCGAAGCCACGCTGGACATCTTGTCGATGCATGAAACTTCGACCAAATTCTTTGTCATGGAAGCCATGGGCCGCAATGTCGGCTGGCTCAGTCTCGCAGCCGGCCTGGTCAAAGACATTATCCCGGACGCCCCGCTGATCGTACTTCCGGCCGAACGCCCTTTTCGTCAGGAAGCGTTTCTAAACCGGGTGAAAGAGCTGATCGATGCGCACGGTTACTGCATCTGCTCGGTATCCGAAGGCCTCGTCAAGCCGGACGGCAGCTATGTAACCATTACCGGAATCGAGCATACCACCGAACAGGACTATACCCAGCTTGGCGGCGTCGGCCAGACACTGGCCCATCTGGTTTCTACGGAAATCGGCTGCAAAACACACTGCGCCATCCCGGATTATCTGCAGAGATCCGCCAGCCATCTGGTGTCGCAAACCGATTGGCAAATGGCTTACGAAGCCGGCAAAGCATCAGTTGAAGCCGCATTGCAAGGCGAACACGGCACCCTCCCGGTAGTCGAAAAAGTATCCGACAATCCTCTAAGCTGGCGCTTCAAAAACGTTGATCTTCAGGAGGTGGCCAATTTGGAATATCAAGTTCCGGATACATTCATCTGCGAAAACAGCCTGTGCGTCACCGAAGCTGCACTTGATTATATCCGTCCGCTGATTCAGGGAGAAAGAACTCCTCAGTACCGCAATGGCCTTCCGCAGATTCAGCCGATTAAGTTTACGACAATCGAGCAGCAGCTCCCGCCCTTCGAAGCCGTTAAATAA
- a CDS encoding HRDC domain-containing protein — MTASAHQYIQTQQALQIYCDQLQHTTNIKWIAVDTEFVRVDTYYPQLSLIQIEDNLGQSVLIDPLAIQENDKDSRLDALVPVWQSTKILKIFHSARQDLEVLFQRFGCLPTPIFDTQIAAIFLKQGEIAGYARLLDALLNIRINKSETRTDWHARPLSAAQVEYALDDVRYLGPLYQHCLNNLTDKQLSAVTEECFKLLNTSLYQTDPQAAWLKIKGTKGFSPKQLAIVRVLAEWREIYAIEHNRPKKWTLSDDCLLNIAKRPPKTTQALYKVPNIKASSVKEFGDDWIALIDDVFTQAPENWPTKAPKPLKADAHQEVSLQLCLAYAQQIAVEYKLHQSSLFQRSELVQLIQTPQTPVWNGWRQCLFGETMQQILLGQASLNLKNNHLLVKYDR; from the coding sequence ATGACAGCCAGCGCACACCAGTACATCCAAACCCAACAGGCATTGCAAATCTATTGCGATCAGCTTCAGCATACGACAAATATCAAATGGATCGCCGTTGATACCGAATTTGTCAGAGTAGACACCTACTATCCGCAATTAAGCCTGATTCAGATTGAAGATAATTTGGGCCAATCCGTCTTGATCGATCCGCTTGCCATCCAGGAAAACGACAAGGACTCCCGCCTCGATGCACTCGTTCCCGTCTGGCAATCGACAAAAATTCTCAAAATTTTTCACAGCGCCCGTCAGGACCTTGAAGTTCTTTTCCAACGCTTCGGCTGCCTGCCAACACCTATCTTCGACACGCAAATTGCGGCCATTTTCCTCAAGCAGGGCGAAATAGCCGGCTATGCCCGCCTGCTCGACGCTCTGTTAAATATCCGCATCAATAAGAGCGAAACCCGCACCGACTGGCATGCTCGTCCTCTGAGTGCCGCTCAGGTGGAATATGCACTTGACGATGTCCGCTACCTCGGACCTCTGTATCAGCACTGTCTGAACAACTTAACCGATAAACAATTATCGGCCGTTACCGAAGAGTGCTTCAAACTGTTAAATACCAGCCTTTATCAGACCGATCCGCAAGCTGCCTGGCTTAAAATAAAAGGCACCAAGGGGTTCAGCCCTAAACAACTTGCCATCGTCCGCGTTCTGGCTGAATGGCGAGAGATCTACGCCATCGAGCATAATCGCCCAAAAAAATGGACCTTAAGCGACGATTGCCTCTTGAATATTGCTAAACGCCCTCCAAAAACCACTCAGGCTTTGTACAAAGTACCCAATATCAAGGCCTCTTCCGTCAAAGAATTCGGCGACGACTGGATCGCGCTGATTGACGATGTTTTCACTCAAGCACCGGAAAACTGGCCGACCAAAGCGCCAAAACCGCTTAAAGCCGATGCACACCAAGAAGTCTCTTTGCAGCTCTGTCTTGCCTATGCGCAACAGATCGCCGTTGAATACAAGTTGCATCAATCAAGCCTCTTTCAGCGTTCAGAATTGGTACAATTGATTCAAACGCCTCAAACACCCGTCTGGAACGGCTGGCGCCAATGCCTGTTCGGAGAAACAATGCAGCAGATACTACTCGGCCAAGCGAGCCTGAACTTAAAAAATAATCATCTGCTTGTCAAATACGATCGCTAA
- a CDS encoding choice-of-anchor I family protein, whose translation MKLKALYSAMGIVMVTASLSACNDSSNSTEAQSGTLTLKEAFDSNATCPNGGVTIYTGIDENGNGVLEESERDTTDYICNGTNATAQSVTLNQQGRYQSGVFDESAAEIVSYDSDSKQTFVVNANSGKVDVLDTSNPANPVLNQSIDIAADMQTAGDVTDAGKVGAANSVTVNNGLMAVAIEADNKTDDGWIAFYKIADLSYLASVQVGALPDMLTFTPDGKQIVVAIEGEPNDDYSVDPEGEVSVIDVTWDGSTLNTVLTEIGFTDFNEGGARNAELPEEKMVLDGYKATIAQSFEPEYVTVSEDNQTAYVTLQENNAVAVIDLSNKTVERIIGLGFKDHSIPGNELDASQKDGVNIKNWPVMGIYMPDTIASMTFNGQTYLLTANEGDDRQDWLGKRHRSGKL comes from the coding sequence ATGAAATTGAAAGCACTCTATTCTGCAATGGGAATCGTAATGGTTACGGCTTCCCTGAGCGCATGTAACGACTCAAGCAACAGCACCGAAGCACAGTCCGGCACCCTGACTCTGAAAGAAGCATTCGATTCGAATGCGACCTGCCCTAACGGCGGCGTAACAATCTACACCGGTATTGACGAAAACGGCAACGGTGTCCTTGAAGAAAGCGAACGCGACACAACCGATTATATTTGTAACGGAACCAATGCAACGGCACAGAGTGTTACTTTGAATCAGCAGGGACGCTATCAAAGCGGCGTTTTTGATGAGAGTGCAGCCGAAATCGTTTCTTACGACAGCGACAGCAAACAGACTTTCGTTGTCAACGCCAACTCCGGAAAAGTCGACGTTCTGGACACCAGCAACCCTGCCAACCCGGTCCTGAATCAATCGATCGATATTGCCGCAGACATGCAAACAGCTGGCGATGTTACGGATGCAGGCAAAGTCGGAGCGGCCAACAGCGTCACAGTGAACAACGGCCTGATGGCGGTTGCAATCGAAGCCGACAACAAAACAGACGATGGCTGGATTGCCTTCTACAAAATCGCCGATTTGAGCTATTTGGCTTCGGTACAGGTCGGCGCCCTGCCGGACATGTTGACCTTCACTCCTGACGGCAAGCAGATCGTAGTGGCAATTGAAGGCGAGCCAAACGATGATTACAGCGTTGACCCGGAAGGTGAAGTTTCCGTGATCGACGTGACCTGGGACGGCAGTACCCTGAATACCGTTCTCACCGAAATCGGCTTCACCGACTTCAATGAAGGCGGCGCCCGCAATGCAGAACTACCTGAAGAGAAAATGGTACTGGACGGCTACAAAGCCACAATCGCACAGAGTTTCGAACCCGAATACGTTACGGTCAGCGAAGACAACCAGACCGCTTATGTGACATTGCAGGAAAACAATGCCGTTGCGGTGATCGACCTGAGCAACAAAACTGTTGAACGTATTATCGGTCTTGGCTTCAAGGATCACTCCATTCCAGGCAATGAGCTGGATGCGAGTCAAAAAGACGGCGTCAATATTAAAAACTGGCCGGTCATGGGGATCTATATGCCGGACACCATTGCTTCCATGACATTTAACGGCCAAACGTATCTGCTGACAGCCAATGAAGGAGATGATCGTCAGGACTGGCTGGGAAAACGTCACCGATCAGGCAAGCTGTGA
- the mpl gene encoding UDP-N-acetylmuramate:L-alanyl-gamma-D-glutamyl-meso-diaminopimelate ligase, giving the protein MKIHILGIAGTFMGGIAQLAKAMGIEVTGSDKQIYPPMSTQLEQAGIAVGADEDGSFLKSEPDCVVIGNAKSRGHPAVEATLNAQQDYRSGPQWLAENILRDRWVVAVAGTHGKTSTASMVAWILEDAGLHPGFLIGGVPENFGVSARLGEAPFFVVEADEYDTAFFDKRSKFVHYRPRTCVLNNLEFDHADIFDSIADIQKQFHHLVRTIPGNGLIVMPKGDEALEEVIARGCWTPIERQGAGAEWSFRLYQDDGSEFEVLYKGSCLGRVVWSLNGLHNVRNALSAIAAAVHCGVPSRIAVEALSRFKGIRRRMTLIGESRGVQIYDDFAHHPTAIATTLNGAKAKMRAEAVSGRLLAVFEPRSNTMRMGVHSRNLPAAFNEADEVFAFIDPAWNWQLDESAFSAPLTVADHYDDLLKQLQEACRPGDRVVIMSNGAFGGIHQRLLQALQS; this is encoded by the coding sequence ATGAAAATTCACATTTTGGGAATTGCCGGTACCTTTATGGGCGGGATTGCGCAACTGGCGAAAGCAATGGGGATTGAGGTCACAGGCTCGGACAAACAGATTTATCCGCCGATGAGTACTCAGTTGGAGCAAGCGGGGATCGCGGTCGGTGCAGACGAGGATGGTAGCTTTCTGAAATCCGAGCCGGATTGCGTGGTTATCGGAAATGCTAAAAGTCGCGGGCATCCAGCCGTTGAAGCAACGCTGAATGCCCAGCAGGATTACCGTTCGGGGCCGCAATGGCTGGCAGAAAATATTTTGCGGGATCGCTGGGTCGTTGCGGTTGCCGGTACTCACGGCAAAACGTCCACTGCATCGATGGTTGCATGGATTCTGGAAGATGCCGGCTTGCACCCCGGTTTTCTGATCGGCGGGGTTCCCGAAAATTTCGGGGTATCTGCACGTTTGGGCGAAGCGCCGTTTTTTGTGGTTGAGGCCGACGAGTATGACACGGCTTTTTTTGATAAACGCTCCAAGTTCGTTCACTATCGCCCCCGTACCTGCGTTTTGAACAATCTCGAATTCGATCATGCGGACATTTTTGATTCCATTGCTGACATTCAGAAGCAATTTCACCATTTGGTTCGAACCATTCCGGGCAATGGTTTGATTGTCATGCCGAAAGGAGATGAAGCTCTTGAAGAAGTGATTGCTCGCGGTTGCTGGACGCCGATAGAACGTCAAGGCGCTGGAGCAGAATGGAGTTTTCGTCTGTATCAGGATGACGGCAGTGAATTCGAAGTGCTTTATAAAGGCAGCTGCCTGGGCAGAGTCGTCTGGTCCTTGAACGGCCTGCATAATGTGCGCAACGCGCTCAGTGCGATTGCCGCAGCGGTCCATTGCGGTGTACCTTCGAGAATTGCGGTTGAGGCCTTAAGCCGCTTTAAGGGAATCCGTCGACGCATGACTCTGATTGGAGAATCCCGAGGCGTGCAGATTTACGATGATTTTGCCCACCACCCGACCGCGATTGCTACGACACTAAATGGCGCTAAGGCGAAAATGCGAGCGGAAGCGGTGTCGGGAAGGTTGCTTGCCGTATTCGAACCGCGTTCCAATACCATGCGTATGGGGGTACACAGCCGGAATTTGCCCGCAGCTTTTAATGAAGCGGATGAAGTGTTCGCTTTTATTGACCCTGCCTGGAACTGGCAACTGGATGAAAGTGCCTTCAGCGCGCCTTTGACGGTTGCCGACCATTATGACGACTTGCTGAAGCAACTCCAAGAAGCTTGTCGACCCGGAGATCGCGTGGTGATTATGAGTAATGGGGCCTTCGGGGGCATTCACCAGCGGCTGTTGCAAGCTTTGCAGAGTTAA
- a CDS encoding elongation factor P hydroxylase produces the protein MTPSHQTDTLIQLFNQTFSNLRNTRLVCCEPEPIYRPADKECDYHRIIFAHGFFASALHEIAHWCVAGPQRRLREDFGYWYEPDGRSEERQLEFEKVEVKPQALEWIFSRSAHFNFHFSADNLEADTRPSDDFQQAVLQQVRDYLNHGLPDDAGRWSQTLLQHYRAGQPLQMAEFHL, from the coding sequence ATGACACCATCTCATCAGACAGACACCCTGATCCAACTCTTCAATCAAACCTTTTCCAACCTGCGGAACACCCGTCTGGTCTGCTGTGAACCGGAGCCGATTTATCGCCCTGCCGACAAAGAGTGTGACTATCATCGGATCATTTTCGCTCATGGATTCTTCGCTTCCGCACTCCACGAAATTGCCCACTGGTGTGTGGCCGGCCCGCAACGAAGACTGCGGGAAGATTTCGGCTACTGGTACGAACCCGACGGACGTTCGGAAGAGAGACAATTGGAGTTTGAAAAGGTGGAGGTTAAACCGCAGGCCTTGGAATGGATTTTTTCGCGAAGCGCTCATTTCAATTTTCATTTCAGCGCCGATAATCTTGAAGCTGATACCCGCCCGAGCGACGACTTCCAACAGGCGGTTCTGCAACAGGTCAGAGATTATTTAAATCATGGCCTGCCGGACGATGCCGGACGCTGGAGCCAAACGCTGCTACAACATTACCGAGCGGGTCAGCCATTGCAGATGGCAGAATTCCACCTTTGA